The Gemmatimonadales bacterium genome includes a window with the following:
- a CDS encoding multicopper oxidase domain-containing protein encodes MPTSPPSISDLDFIVAGATPTSRRLFLSRASALGIALPSMGAALAACTRTEPRGGAGGAGTQRPERHEGEHGEEPEHAAHNPDSRLDTALHHPRHPTSAVPGATAGAASVEYHRRDAELPPAAPGKVKRIHMTVRETPVRIRPDLVVAAWTFDGDVPGPVVHVRQGDTVEFTLTNEGVIPHSMDFHAAQIDPKIAFRSVPHGQSVSYTFRPKYAGAFLYHCGTSPVLMHLGSGMFGAIIVDPPKPLPPAKEFVLVQNEYYLTEPHDGVAAFSYAKALSLLPDVVCFNGRPTQYQDAPFVVKRGDRVRFYVVDAGPTHPCAFHVVGEQFDTVYLGAPPGNAFRGVQTFNVAAGGGMIFELVADVAGDFPFVNHAFGHGQKGAIGVLRVE; translated from the coding sequence ATGCCGACATCTCCTCCCAGCATCTCCGATCTCGACTTCATCGTGGCCGGCGCGACGCCGACCAGCCGCCGCCTCTTTCTCTCGCGCGCCTCGGCCCTCGGCATCGCGCTGCCGAGCATGGGCGCGGCGCTCGCGGCGTGCACGCGGACGGAGCCGCGCGGCGGAGCGGGCGGAGCGGGCACCCAGCGTCCCGAGCGGCACGAAGGCGAGCATGGGGAGGAGCCGGAGCACGCCGCGCACAATCCCGACAGCCGGCTCGACACGGCGCTCCATCACCCGCGGCACCCCACGTCGGCGGTGCCCGGCGCCACCGCCGGCGCGGCGAGCGTCGAGTATCACCGGCGCGACGCGGAGCTACCGCCCGCCGCGCCGGGCAAGGTGAAGCGCATCCACATGACGGTGCGCGAGACGCCGGTGCGCATCCGGCCCGATCTGGTGGTGGCCGCGTGGACCTTCGACGGCGATGTGCCCGGGCCCGTCGTCCACGTCCGGCAGGGCGACACCGTGGAGTTCACGCTCACCAACGAGGGCGTGATCCCCCACTCGATGGACTTCCACGCGGCGCAGATCGATCCCAAGATCGCGTTCCGGTCGGTGCCGCACGGCCAGTCGGTGTCGTACACCTTCCGGCCGAAGTACGCAGGCGCCTTCCTCTATCACTGCGGCACGTCGCCGGTGCTCATGCACCTGGGCTCGGGGATGTTCGGGGCCATCATCGTGGACCCGCCCAAGCCGCTCCCGCCCGCGAAGGAGTTCGTGCTGGTGCAGAACGAGTACTATCTCACCGAGCCGCACGACGGCGTCGCCGCATTCAGCTATGCCAAGGCGCTCTCGCTCCTCCCCGACGTCGTCTGCTTCAACGGGCGCCCGACGCAGTACCAGGACGCGCCGTTCGTGGTGAAGCGGGGGGACCGGGTGCGTTTCTACGTGGTGGACGCGGGACCCACGCATCCCTGCGCGTTCCATGTGGTGGGCGAGCAGTTCGACACGGTGTATCTGGGCGCCCCGCCGGGGAACGCGTTCCGCGGGGTACAGACGTTCAACGTCGCGGCGGGTGGCGGGATGATCTTCGAGCTGGTGGCCGACGTGGCGGGGGACTTTCCCTTCGTCAACCACGCGTTCGGGCACGGGCAGAAGGGGGCGATCGGGGTGCTGCGGGTGGAGTAG
- a CDS encoding sulfocyanin-like copper-binding protein, whose product MRHGMGWMAAVATAAISALACGGGGSSGGSNGSMQNAQSAPADSAATPGMASGADTSSTSSSSGASAGASGSITTPGWMKVDKGAKTVSMDIQAGKTPVNNHWNFNGFTNGDTTITVPAGYKITIDFKNDDPVLAHSLGVDTRTGNFDATITPQPAFPGAVTPNPTNPAQGTQPGKSDKITFTADKPGSYTIVCYMPGHAATGMWTHFVVSSSGQAGVSAGK is encoded by the coding sequence ATGCGACACGGAATGGGATGGATGGCGGCCGTCGCCACGGCGGCGATCTCGGCGCTGGCGTGCGGCGGCGGCGGCAGCAGCGGCGGATCGAACGGCTCGATGCAGAACGCCCAGAGCGCGCCGGCCGACTCGGCGGCAACGCCCGGCATGGCGAGCGGCGCCGACACCTCGAGCACCAGCTCGAGCTCGGGCGCGAGCGCTGGTGCCAGCGGCTCGATCACGACGCCGGGCTGGATGAAGGTGGACAAGGGCGCCAAGACGGTCTCGATGGACATCCAGGCCGGCAAGACGCCGGTGAACAATCACTGGAACTTCAACGGATTCACCAACGGCGACACCACGATCACGGTGCCCGCGGGCTACAAGATCACGATCGACTTCAAGAACGACGATCCGGTGCTCGCGCACAGCCTCGGCGTCGACACCCGCACCGGCAACTTCGACGCGACGATCACGCCCCAACCTGCGTTCCCCGGCGCGGTGACACCGAACCCGACCAACCCGGCGCAGGGCACGCAGCCGGGCAAGTCCGACAAGATCACCTTCACGGCGGACAAGCCGGGCAGCTACACGATTGTGTGCTACATGCCGGGCCACGCGGCCACCGGAATGTGGACCCATTTCGTCGTCTCGAGCAGCGGGCAGGCGGGGGTGAGCGCGGGGAAGTGA
- a CDS encoding MFS transporter has product MTTTTLPIIPAGVITQEFRTPSTVRRGIVAGVVGNMLEWYDFALFGFFARQLGAHFFPADNPTSSLLAAFGTFAAGFVMRPVGGALFGWVGDRFGRKQALIWSVLAMAFPSFFIGLLPDAARIGVLAPMLLVLLRLIQGVAVGGEYMASAVFLVEGAAPGRRGWMGSWGPFGAAAGTLLGSAAGAIVNGALSPEAVMAWGWRVPFLIGLVVGLGGLAIRRHYVERVPHQPPAKSPLGEAFRAHWRTIAHLALLVGGLNVGFYTTFVYSSTWLEQVAQVPAARALGINAAAMALMLVISPVAGAASDRLGRRAVLAWAAGALTLLAYPAMRLMMRGTPAAILAGEAGLALSIGACGAVLPAAMAELAPWRVRCTVLSVGYNLSVALLGGSTPMVAAWLVSRTQVALAPGVYLAIAAATSLVAAALLPGTARHSVTQEFKTARLR; this is encoded by the coding sequence ATGACCACGACCACGCTGCCGATCATTCCCGCTGGCGTGATCACCCAGGAGTTCCGCACGCCGAGCACGGTCCGCCGCGGCATCGTGGCGGGTGTCGTCGGCAACATGCTCGAGTGGTACGATTTCGCCCTCTTCGGTTTCTTCGCCCGCCAGCTCGGCGCGCACTTCTTTCCCGCGGACAACCCGACCTCATCGCTCCTCGCCGCGTTCGGCACCTTTGCCGCGGGGTTCGTCATGCGCCCGGTGGGCGGCGCGCTTTTCGGCTGGGTGGGCGACCGGTTCGGGCGGAAGCAGGCGCTCATCTGGTCGGTGCTCGCGATGGCGTTCCCGTCGTTCTTCATCGGGCTCCTGCCCGATGCGGCGCGAATCGGCGTCCTGGCGCCAATGCTGCTCGTGCTCCTCCGGCTGATCCAGGGCGTCGCCGTCGGCGGGGAGTACATGGCGTCGGCGGTCTTTCTGGTCGAAGGCGCGGCACCGGGCCGCCGCGGCTGGATGGGAAGCTGGGGACCGTTCGGCGCCGCCGCCGGTACGCTGCTGGGCTCGGCGGCGGGCGCCATCGTGAACGGCGCGCTCTCGCCCGAGGCCGTGATGGCGTGGGGTTGGCGCGTTCCGTTCCTGATTGGATTGGTGGTGGGACTCGGCGGCCTCGCAATCCGGCGACACTACGTCGAGCGCGTTCCCCACCAGCCGCCGGCCAAGTCTCCCCTCGGCGAGGCGTTCCGCGCGCACTGGCGGACAATCGCGCATCTCGCGTTGCTCGTCGGAGGCCTCAACGTCGGCTTCTACACCACGTTCGTGTATTCATCCACGTGGCTGGAGCAGGTGGCGCAAGTGCCGGCAGCGCGCGCGCTCGGCATCAATGCGGCGGCGATGGCGCTCATGCTCGTGATTTCTCCCGTTGCCGGCGCCGCGAGCGACCGGCTGGGCCGGCGTGCAGTGCTCGCCTGGGCGGCCGGCGCGCTCACGCTCCTCGCGTACCCCGCCATGAGGCTCATGATGCGCGGCACGCCGGCCGCGATCCTCGCCGGCGAGGCGGGGCTCGCGCTCTCGATCGGCGCGTGCGGCGCCGTGCTGCCGGCCGCGATGGCCGAGCTGGCGCCCTGGCGGGTGCGCTGCACCGTGCTGTCGGTCGGCTACAATCTTTCGGTCGCGCTGCTCGGCGGGTCGACGCCGATGGTCGCGGCGTGGCTCGTGTCCCGAACACAAGTGGCGCTCGCGCCCGGCGTCTACCTCGCCATCGCGGCGGCGACGTCGCTCGTCGCGGCCGCACTGCTGCCGGGCACGGCGCGGCACAGCGTCACTCAGGAGTTCAAGACGGCGCGGCTCCGGTGA
- a CDS encoding protein kinase, whose amino-acid sequence MTDSLHAQLQAGLSGQYTLERELGRGGMATVFLAQDQKHRRPVALKVLLPELAASLGADRFHREIEVAARLQHPHILTVHDSGQTAGQLWFTMPYVEGQSLRDRLTRERQLQVDDALRIAREAAAALDYAHEHGVVHRDVKPENILLTRRGDVLVADFGIARALGGSPAEALTQTGMAVGTPAYMSPEQAAGDAIDGRSDIYSLGCVLYEMLAGEPPYTGVSAQAIMAKRFSDPVPSVRRVRPVVPEAVDYAIQRALAQIPADRFGTAIELAQALQVPAITPVAVPTVATPVPGSAPPSIATPPGAAAAAPMPTASNPAAPAPMPTAAPRRTRPRIPIAAAMLALGFAIGLGVLFAWRRSRGAADDAAGRPKRLAVLPFENQGDSADAYFADGITDELRGKLAAVPGLEVVAGRSSNEYRHSAKELPEIARDLGVDYLLVGTIRWERGGVAGGNGGAGRVRVSPELIKVASGSSPTTKWAEPFDAALTDVFQVQADIAGRVTQSLNVALGSGAAARESARPTTSTEAYDYYLRGNEYFERQRMADIELAADLYRRALGADSSFALAWARLARADAFTYWFGNDRSAAHAARIEREARRALALGPDLPEAHVAMGFFHYWGQLDYAAALDEFAAASRLEPNNADAAYAAGLVQRRQGKWEQAVASFTHATALDPRSVDDLFDLASTYFMMRAYADAERVLERAAELAPDSPDVYALRMAVAVNWKGDIGKARDLMREGLGRFEFARFAATKSYGDCFDLLAADDAYQADVARLTPAAFSGVPVFYFGFKSTVHYRRGELAVARAYADSARTEALATIQRHEENVFVYTTLSQAYAVLGQGKDAIAAAERALALLPPSKDAVYGQEGHVVLAWAYMLQGNRAAAVEQLRGVLAAPSYLSAARLRADPLWAPLKDTPGFEQLVAVR is encoded by the coding sequence TTGACCGACTCGCTGCACGCGCAGCTCCAGGCCGGATTGTCGGGCCAGTACACGCTCGAGCGCGAGCTCGGACGCGGCGGCATGGCCACGGTCTTCCTCGCCCAGGACCAGAAGCACCGGCGGCCAGTGGCGCTCAAGGTGCTGCTGCCCGAGCTGGCCGCGAGCCTCGGCGCCGACCGCTTTCACCGCGAGATCGAAGTCGCCGCCCGCCTGCAGCACCCCCACATCCTGACCGTCCACGACTCGGGACAGACCGCGGGCCAGCTCTGGTTCACCATGCCCTACGTCGAGGGCCAGAGTCTGCGCGACCGGCTGACCCGCGAGCGCCAGCTCCAGGTGGACGACGCGCTCCGGATCGCACGCGAAGCGGCGGCCGCGCTCGACTACGCCCACGAGCACGGCGTGGTGCATCGCGATGTGAAGCCGGAGAACATCCTGCTCACCCGCCGCGGCGACGTGCTGGTGGCCGACTTCGGGATCGCGCGGGCGCTCGGCGGCTCGCCGGCGGAGGCGCTCACGCAAACCGGCATGGCGGTCGGCACCCCCGCGTACATGAGCCCGGAGCAGGCGGCGGGCGACGCGATCGACGGCCGCAGCGACATCTACAGTCTGGGCTGCGTGCTCTACGAGATGCTCGCGGGCGAGCCGCCGTACACCGGCGTCTCGGCGCAGGCGATCATGGCCAAGCGCTTCAGCGACCCGGTGCCGAGCGTGAGGCGGGTGCGGCCGGTGGTGCCGGAGGCGGTGGACTACGCGATCCAGCGGGCGCTCGCGCAGATCCCGGCGGATCGGTTCGGCACCGCCATCGAGCTGGCGCAGGCGCTCCAGGTGCCGGCGATCACGCCGGTCGCGGTGCCGACGGTCGCGACACCGGTGCCCGGCTCCGCGCCACCATCCATCGCGACGCCTCCCGGCGCAGCGGCGGCAGCGCCGATGCCTACCGCATCCAACCCTGCCGCGCCGGCGCCCATGCCAACGGCCGCGCCGCGCCGCACACGGCCGCGCATTCCGATAGCCGCCGCGATGCTGGCACTCGGGTTCGCTATCGGACTCGGCGTGCTGTTCGCCTGGCGCCGCTCGCGCGGCGCGGCCGACGACGCGGCCGGCCGGCCCAAGCGGCTCGCCGTGCTTCCCTTCGAGAACCAGGGCGACTCGGCCGACGCGTACTTCGCCGATGGCATCACCGATGAGCTGCGCGGCAAGCTCGCCGCCGTGCCCGGCCTCGAGGTCGTCGCCGGCCGCAGCTCGAACGAGTATCGCCACTCCGCCAAGGAGCTGCCCGAGATCGCGCGCGACCTCGGCGTCGACTATCTCCTGGTCGGCACGATCCGTTGGGAGCGTGGCGGCGTGGCCGGTGGTAACGGCGGCGCGGGCCGGGTGCGGGTGAGCCCGGAGCTTATCAAGGTGGCCTCCGGCAGCTCGCCCACGACCAAGTGGGCCGAGCCGTTCGACGCGGCGCTCACCGACGTGTTCCAGGTGCAGGCGGATATCGCCGGCCGTGTGACCCAGTCGCTCAACGTGGCGCTCGGCTCGGGCGCGGCGGCCCGTGAGTCGGCCCGGCCCACGACCAGCACCGAGGCCTACGACTACTACCTGCGCGGCAACGAGTACTTCGAGCGCCAGAGGATGGCCGACATCGAGTTGGCGGCCGACCTCTACCGGCGCGCGCTGGGCGCGGATTCGAGCTTCGCGCTCGCGTGGGCGCGGCTCGCCCGCGCCGATGCGTTCACCTACTGGTTCGGCAACGACCGCTCGGCCGCCCACGCCGCGCGCATCGAGCGCGAGGCACGACGCGCGCTCGCACTCGGGCCCGATCTCCCCGAGGCGCATGTCGCGATGGGCTTTTTCCATTACTGGGGCCAGCTCGACTATGCGGCGGCGCTCGACGAGTTCGCGGCGGCATCCAGGCTCGAGCCGAACAACGCCGACGCAGCGTACGCCGCCGGCCTCGTGCAGCGCCGGCAGGGTAAGTGGGAGCAGGCCGTGGCCAGCTTCACCCACGCTACCGCGCTCGACCCGCGCTCGGTGGACGACCTCTTCGACCTCGCAAGCACCTACTTCATGATGCGGGCCTACGCGGATGCGGAACGGGTGCTCGAGCGAGCCGCCGAACTCGCCCCGGATTCACCCGACGTTTATGCCTTGCGAATGGCCGTTGCCGTCAACTGGAAGGGCGACATCGGAAAGGCCCGTGACCTCATGCGCGAGGGGCTGGGCCGGTTCGAGTTCGCGCGCTTCGCGGCTACCAAGAGCTACGGGGATTGCTTCGACCTTCTCGCCGCCGACGATGCCTACCAGGCGGATGTGGCGCGGCTCACGCCGGCGGCGTTCAGCGGCGTGCCCGTCTTCTACTTCGGATTCAAGTCAACGGTGCACTATCGCCGGGGCGAGCTGGCAGTGGCGCGGGCGTATGCGGACTCGGCGCGCACCGAGGCCCTCGCCACCATTCAGCGACACGAAGAGAACGTGTTCGTGTATACGACGCTCTCGCAGGCGTACGCGGTGCTCGGCCAGGGCAAGGATGCCATCGCCGCGGCCGAGCGAGCGCTCGCGTTGCTGCCGCCGTCCAAGGACGCGGTGTACGGCCAGGAGGGCCATGTTGTGCTCGCGTGGGCCTACATGCTTCAGGGCAACCGTGCCGCGGCGGTCGAGCAGTTGCGCGGGGTGCTCGCCGCGCCGTCGTACCTCTCGGCGGCGCGGCTTCGGGCCGATCCGTTGTGGGCACCGCTCAAGGACACACCTGGGTTCGAGCAGCTCGTCGCGGTCAGGTAG
- a CDS encoding PEGA domain-containing protein, which translates to MRWFAAFCTAVLMTGCASVIGSKQADFSFNSNPQQAQVLVDGNAMGETPLKVKLSNTKAHTITFRKEGYQDVSCQLEKGTDAGWVVLDVVSGLVPVIIDAATNNWSQTKSHECTRTLAPAVAAAR; encoded by the coding sequence ATGCGCTGGTTTGCCGCGTTCTGTACTGCCGTGCTGATGACCGGGTGCGCGAGCGTGATCGGAAGCAAGCAGGCCGACTTCTCGTTCAACTCCAACCCGCAGCAGGCGCAGGTGCTGGTCGACGGCAACGCGATGGGCGAGACGCCGCTCAAGGTGAAGCTGTCGAATACGAAGGCCCACACCATCACGTTCAGGAAAGAGGGGTACCAGGACGTGAGCTGTCAACTCGAGAAGGGCACCGATGCCGGATGGGTGGTGCTCGACGTAGTGAGCGGGCTCGTGCCCGTCATCATCGACGCGGCCACGAACAACTGGAGTCAGACGAAGTCGCACGAGTGCACCCGGACGCTGGCCCCGGCGGTCGCGGCGGCGCGTTGA
- a CDS encoding N-acetylmuramoyl-L-alanine amidase-like domain-containing protein, translating to MDLPAQPGARAARDFDDHAISRRDALQRAAAVVAALAIPAPLVAASRSPALRSSALRSPDPDHERLRAWTAAVRTEGRRTMGDACGPDAIRVGEMAAGSPYVPGTLDAYLEAGGSPNATEPLTLSLTRFDCVTLVESCLAVARVAEHSDAATWAGFGREVERMRYRGGERRGYVSRLHYFSEWISDGARRGLVRDWGAELGGMEDARPLRFMTAHRASYPALANDVVLRKLEAIERRLDANPRHVVPAARVAQVVDRIENGDVLAFATSTPGLDVTHSAFAHRGGDGVLRVLHAPLSGGVVEVTRATLPEYVAAIRRCTGILVARPLRA from the coding sequence ATGGACCTGCCGGCGCAGCCCGGGGCCCGGGCCGCTCGCGATTTCGACGATCATGCGATTTCCCGGCGCGATGCGCTGCAACGCGCCGCGGCGGTCGTGGCTGCGCTCGCGATCCCGGCGCCGCTAGTTGCGGCGAGCCGCTCGCCCGCGCTGCGCTCGTCCGCGCTCCGCTCGCCCGATCCCGATCACGAACGCCTGCGCGCCTGGACCGCGGCCGTCCGCACCGAGGGCCGCCGCACGATGGGCGACGCGTGCGGACCCGACGCTATCCGCGTGGGCGAGATGGCCGCGGGCTCTCCCTACGTCCCCGGCACCCTCGACGCCTACCTCGAGGCCGGCGGCAGCCCGAACGCCACCGAGCCGCTCACGCTCTCCCTCACCCGCTTCGATTGCGTGACGCTGGTCGAGTCGTGCCTCGCGGTGGCGCGCGTGGCGGAGCACTCGGACGCGGCCACGTGGGCTGGCTTCGGCCGCGAAGTCGAGCGGATGCGCTACCGCGGCGGCGAACGCCGGGGCTACGTCTCACGGCTGCACTACTTCAGCGAGTGGATTTCCGACGGCGCGCGCCGCGGGCTCGTGCGCGACTGGGGCGCGGAGCTGGGTGGCATGGAGGACGCGCGCCCCCTCCGCTTCATGACGGCGCACCGCGCGAGCTATCCCGCGCTCGCCAACGACGTCGTGCTCCGGAAGCTCGAGGCGATCGAGCGCCGGCTCGATGCGAATCCCCGCCACGTGGTGCCGGCGGCGCGCGTGGCCCAGGTGGTCGACCGGATCGAGAACGGCGACGTGTTGGCGTTCGCCACCTCGACTCCCGGACTCGACGTGACCCATTCGGCATTCGCGCACCGGGGCGGAGACGGCGTCCTGCGCGTGCTCCACGCGCCGCTTTCGGGCGGCGTGGTGGAAGTGACGCGCGCCACCCTGCCCGAGTACGTCGCCGCCATCCGCCGCTGCACCGGTATCCTCGTGGCCCGCCCGCTCCGCGCCTGA